CGATGCGGCCGAGCGCCTACTGCCGAGGCTCGCGGGTGAGCTCATCGGCGCGGGTGTCGAGCTGAGCGGCGATGAGGCCGCGCGTTCCGCAGTCGCGGGCGTGCTCGCCGCCGACGAAGAGACCTGGGCGACGGAGCACCACGCGCTCGAGATGGGCGTGAAGGTGGTCGATTCGCTCGACGAGGCGCTCGCGCACATCGAACGGTACTCGACACGACACACGGAAGCGATCGTCACGCAGGACTACGCGAACGCCGAGCGCTTCCTCGCCGAGGTCGATTCGGCCGTGGTGATGGTGAACGCCTCGACCCGATTCACCGACGGGGGCGAGTTCGGCTTCGGTGCCGAGGTCGGCATCTCGACCCAGAAGCTGCACGCACGAGGCCCCATGGGGCTGCCCGAGCTCACGAGCACGAAGTGGCTCGTGCGGGGCGCCGGTCAGATTCGCTGATCAAACCCGATACACTGGGTGTCAACTTCAGTTATCCGCTATGAATGCAGGGGTCTCAATGTCACTTCTCGCCACGATCGCCGTCGCCGCCGAAGAGGGGCATCACGTCGTCAATGAGCTGCCGATGCCGGGAATCCTCTACGGTGTCATCGCCTTCGCAGTGTTCACCGCCCTGGCTCTGGTGACCTTCTCGTTCCGCGACGTCGCGAACCGTCACGCCGAGAAGGCCGAGGCCTACGCGCGCGAGCACGGCGCAGCTCAGCATCACTAGGACCCGACCTCGGTGACAGCACGACGCCGCATCGGAGTGATGGGCGGCACCTTCGATCCGATTCATCACGGCCACCTGGTCGCGGCGAGTGAGGTTGCGCAGAGCTTCAGCCTCGATGAGGTCATCTTCGTGCCGACGGGGAGACCGTGGCAGAAGCAGAACGTCTCGCCCAGCGAGCATCGATATCTGATGACGGTCATCGCGACCGCCTCGAATCCTCGGTTCACCGTGAGTCGCGTCGACGTGGATCGCGCCGGCCCTACGTACACCGTCGACACGCTCCGCGATCTTCGCGCCCAGTACCCCGATGACGATCTCTTCTTCATCTCCGGCGCAGACGCGGTCGAGCAGATCATCGGTTGGAAAGACATCGATCAGCTGTGGGATCTGGCCCATTTCATCGCGGTCTCGCGCCCCGGGCACGAGCTGTCGCTTTCAGGTTTGTCGGGGGAGCACGTAAGCTTATTGGAAGTCCCCGCGTTGGCTATTTCATCTACGGACTGCCGCGCACGGGTGGCAAGGGGATATCCGGTGTGGTACCTCGTGCCGGACGGTGTAGTGCAATACATCGCGAAGCACGGTTTATACACCGAGGAAGCGACAGAGAATGAGTGAGCAGGACGACGAACAGCGACCGCTGACCCGCCGCGAGCGGCGGCTGCGGGAGATGGCCGAAACCGGCGCGCTGGATCTCTCGGAGATCGGGAACATCGAGGCGGCGCCGAAGTCGGCGACCCCCGAAGCCGAGGCCCCCGAAGCTGAGATCGAGATCTCGCCGTTCCACGAGGACGGCACTCCGCGAAGCCGTCGAGAGATGCGCGAGCTGCGGGAGCGCGCGCTCGCTGAGCGTGCCGCGCTGCGCGAAGCGCGCGCGGAGGGTGCCCGGGCTGCTGAGGATACCGACGTTACTGCTGGCTCCGAGTCGAAGGGCGGCGAGGCGAAGGAGCCCGCCGCACCCGAGGCGGAGGCATCACCCGCTACGGATCGGCCGGACGCCTCCGCGACCGCGACCGCCGAGGGCCAGTCGGAGCCTGCTGAGGAGGCCGCACCCGCCGAGGATCTGGCGCCCGCTGAGGAGCCTGTATCCACCGAAGAGCCGACCGTCGAGGCCGAGCCCGTCCCCGCTCCGATTCCCGCGGTGCGCCCGACGCAGGCCGAGCCCGTGCAGAGCGAGGCGGCGAGTGAGGAGCAGGCTGCTGAGGAACCCGCTGCTGACGCGAAGGCCGCTGCCGATGCCTCCGTCGAAGAGACGGCGGCCGATGAGGCGGCCGATGCGCCGGATTTCGATACGCTGATCGCGCCGCCGACCGAGCCCTTCACCGTCGCTGAGCTTCGCGAGGCGGAGACGCCGTCCGGCGAGCCCGAGACCGCCTCCGCTGAGGAGCCCTCGGAGGCCGAGCCTGCCGCGGAGGAGCCTGCGCCCGCGGAGGAGCCCGCGCCGGCCGCGGAGAAGCCCAAGCGGCGGTTCCCGTGGCAGCGGAAGTCCACGGAAACCGCCGCTGCGGAGAGTGCCGGGGCGGAGAAGGCCGCCGCTCCCGAGGAGCCGATGAACGCCGAGCCGGAGGTTCCGGCTGCGGAGGTGGAGCCGGAACCGGCCGAAACCGTTCAGCCGAAGGTCGAGACCGCGGAGGCAGCGGGTGAACCTGCCGCGCAGGAGCCCGTCGCCGATCCCGAGCCGGTCGCCGACGAAGAGGCGGCCGCGATCGCGGAGATCGCGGACCCCGCCGCGGGTGAGGCCGCTGCAGCGCCCGCCGAGGAGAACCCCTCGCAGAAGACGACCTACTCGTTCCCCGATATCGCCCCTCCGGAGGAGTGGCGCTCGGTGTTCGACGATCCCTCGTCCCGGAAGGTGCCGGATCAGGGCGGCCAGGGCGGCGATTTCGACGACCTCATCTCTCGCGCGGTCGCGCAGGAGAGCACGTCGACGACGGCCGGCACCTCGGCGCTGATCCTGCCCGCCATGCCGGAGGACACCGGCGGGCTCGCAGGGCCGATCGGCACCACGGGCGAACTGTACGTCACGGGCTCGCTGAAGCTGCCGAAGTCGCTCGGCGAGACGGGCGGGCACTCGGCGTTGCACGACTCGATCGAGATGGACCCCATCACGGGCGAGGAGACGGGTGATCCCGGCATGACCTCGGAGGGGCCGGCCCCGGTGTCGGCGCGCCACGCCGTGAGCGCGCGAGCCGCGTCGGGTGTGCCGGTGGTCGCGAAGCCCGCGCGGGAGCGCAGCAAGCTGCCGCTCGTGCTCTCGCTCACGGGTGGAGGGCTGCTCGTCGCAGTCGTCGCTCTCGGAGTCTGGGGCGCGAGCAACGGGATGTTCGGCTAGGCCCCGAGCGATTCCCGATCGATTTCTCGATTGCGGGCGTGAGCTCGCCGAACGAAGGAAACACACTGAAGACTGAAGTGAACCAGACCCGCGACGTGCTGTCGGATCTGCGCATCGCGGTT
This DNA window, taken from Leucobacter tenebrionis, encodes the following:
- the nadD gene encoding nicotinate-nucleotide adenylyltransferase, coding for MTARRRIGVMGGTFDPIHHGHLVAASEVAQSFSLDEVIFVPTGRPWQKQNVSPSEHRYLMTVIATASNPRFTVSRVDVDRAGPTYTVDTLRDLRAQYPDDDLFFISGADAVEQIIGWKDIDQLWDLAHFIAVSRPGHELSLSGLSGEHVSLLEVPALAISSTDCRARVARGYPVWYLVPDGVVQYIAKHGLYTEEATENE